A stretch of Lutra lutra chromosome 9, mLutLut1.2, whole genome shotgun sequence DNA encodes these proteins:
- the LOC125109849 gene encoding ral guanine nucleotide dissociation stimulator-like: protein MLETAVENYLEGKQINYSKKNKEYRVLTDIMLLQAAEENYCLEPQLPFTAWFWAVERLSEDDRCILSCQQNTSTRTTGHSQHQE, encoded by the exons ATGTTGGAAACTGCAGTGGAGAACTACCTGGAG GGAAAACAGATCAACTACTCCAAAAAGAATAAG GAATACCGAGTCCTCACGGACATCATGCTGCTCCAGGCGGCGGAAGAGAATTACTGCCTAGAGCCCCAGCTTCCATTCACGGCCTGGTTCTGGGCTGTGGAGCGGCTCAGCGAGGATGACAG GTGCATCCTGTCCTGCCAGCAGAACACAAGCACCAGGACAACTGGCCACAGCCAACATCAGGAATGA